The region CGACCGGTACGGGACGGCGAAGCTCGCCGATTTCGGCCTCGCCGCGCTCCTGGACGCCGAGGGCAGCTCCACGGTCACCCGCGACGCGTTGAGCCCCAGCTACGCCTCGCCCGAAGCGTTCGCGATGGCCAAGCCGACACCGGCCGCGGACGTCTACTCGCTCGCCGCCACGCTGTACGACCTGCTGGCGGGCAAGCCGCCCCGGCCGGTGCCGTGGCCCATCGAGTCGTTCGACCACCTCGGCGAGGTGCTGCGGTCACCGGTTCCGCTGGTGGCGGGCGTCCCCCAAGACCTGCATGACACGATCGTCCGCGCGCTCGTCCCGGACATCTCGTACCGGACGGGGAGCGCCGCCCAGCTGCGCGACGAGTTGAAGGGCGTGGCGCACGGGTACGCGCCGAGCACGCCACCGCAGCACGCGCCCCCGCCGCAGGTCCTGGCCCCTCAGCACGGGTCCCAGCAGCCGGTTTCCGGGCCGTTGCCGGCGGTGCGGTCGGGGCCGCCGCACGGGGGCGGGTACCAGCAGTCCGGACCGCCGCAGCACCAGCAGTCCGGACCGGCGCAGCACCAGCAGCAGTACCAGCAGCACTCCGGGCCGCCGGTCCAGTACGCGAACTCCGGGCCGCTCACGCCGCGGCGCAAGCCGTGGGCGCTGGTCGCGGTCGTCGCGGTGTCGGCGGTCGTCGTGGCCGGCGGGACCTGGTGGGTGATCAAGGAGAACACCGGCCAGAACGCCGCGCAGAACAACGCCGGCAAGAGCAACGCGGCGTCCGCCGGGGAGGCGCTGGAGACCGTGCCGCCCCGGCTCAAGGTCTGCGGCTCGGGCTACTGCATGGCCGAGCCCACCTGCTACCACGGCATCACGTCGATCGGCGGGCAGGCGGCGTCGGCCCGGCGCGCGGGCGACTGCTCGACCCCGCACCGCTGGGAGGCGTTCTCCGGCGGCTGGCTGTCCGGCGCGATCCCCCAGGTCGACAACGACGAGCTGGTCAAGGCACCCGAGGTGAAGAACGTGTGCACGGCCGAGGCGATGAAGGCCAACACCCGCCCGGCCGTGGACACGTCGACGTGGGAGATCTCCGCCGTGGCGTTCAGCGACGGGGACCGCAGCTACTTCCACTGCTTCGCCAAGGAACCCGGCGCGGGTGAGGTCACCACCAGCGCCTTCGGGTCCTGAGCCGGTCGGAGCGCGAACACCAGCAGCACCAGGGCGACCACGGCCAGGGACGCGGCGATGGGGGCCAGCGGCAGCAGGCCGACCCAGCTGATCACCAGGCCGCCGAGCACCCCGGACAGGCCCACGCCCAGGTAGATCGCGGACGCGTTGAGCGAGAGCAGCAGGCCGCTGTTGGCGGGCGCCAGCTCGATCAGCCACGACTGGATCGGCGGGTTCGCCGACCACGTCAACGCGCCCCACACGAACAGCGCCACCGCCGCGCCGACGACCGTGGTCATGGTCAGCGGCAGGGTGGCCAGCACGACGGTGAAGGAGCCGAAGATCGCCACCAGCAGCTTCCTGGTGTCGAACCGGTCCGAGAGCCGGCCGCCGGCCCAGTTGCCGAACGCGCCGCCGACGCCGTACGCGACCAGGAGCAGGCTGACCGCCAGACCTTCCACGTGCGCGGTCGCGGTGAGCAGGGGGGCGATGTAGTTGAACACCGCGAACACCGACAGGCAGGCGAGCACGGTCAGCGCGAGCACCATGACCACCCGGCGGTCGGCGGCCGGGGCGAACCGCTCGCGCAGGCCGACCGCGGGCGGCGCGTCGACGGTCGGCAGGCCGAGCCGGACGGCGACGGCGGCCAGCGCGGTGACCGCGGCGATCAGCCCGAACACGCCCTGGTAGCCGAGCGGCTCACCGAGCAGGTTGCCCGCCGGCACCCCCAGGACCAGCGAGAACGTCAACCCGCCGAATACCAGCGCGACGGCGCGGCCCCGGTGTTCCGGCGGGCTGAGCACGGTCGCCACGAGCACCGCGCCGGGCGTGTAGACGGCCGCGCCGAGCGCGCTGACCACGCGGGCGGCCAGCAGCAGCGGGTAGTTCGGGGCGAGGGCGGCGGCCAGGTTGCCGACCGCCGACACGGCCAGCGCGGCGACCAGCAGGGTCCGCCGCTCCCACCGGCCGGTGAGGGCGGCGAGCAGCGGGGACGACACGGCGTAGGCGATGGCGAACGCGGTCAGCAGTTGGCCCGCCGTGGCGTGCGTGACGTCGAGCTCCCGGCTCACGGCGGGCAGGACGCCGGAGACGATGTACCCGCTCGTGCCGATGGCGAACGCCCCGGCGGTGAGCAGGTGGGTGCGGCCGGACATGTGATCGATTCCCCCGATCGAATGATGGTTCGATGGAAACCGTACTACGAGGATCATCAAACTTCGATAGCTCTCGTACTATGGGCGGCATGCAGACGCTCCCCCACCCCGCGCGCGACGAGATCCGGATCGAGGCCGTGCTGCACGCGCTGGCCGACCCGGTGCGGCTGCACATCGTCCGCGAGCTGGCGCAGTGCCCGGACGGCGTCTCGTGCGGGGTGATGGACCTCGGCATCAGCCCCTCCACCCTGACCCACCACGTGCGCACGCTCCGCGAAGCGGGCGTGGTGTTCGTCCGGCCGCGCGGCACCTCCCGGATCAGCAGCCTGCGCCGGGACGACCTCGACGCGCTGTACCCGGGGCTGTTGAACGGCGTGCTCGCCGCGCCCCGCTGAGGCGAAAGCCCGCCGGGAAACGCGGCGCCGAAAATGGTTTGCGCCCATTCCTAGGGTAGTAAGACGTGCGTGTTTACGGGCAGCTTGCGCTCGCCGGATTCCGCCGTTACTCCACCTATCGACAAGCGATGTTCGCCGGCCTCGTCGCGAACACCACCTTCGGCCTGCTGCGCACCGCGGTGATGGTCGCGGTGGTGGGCGCGGCGCCCAAGGCCGGCTACGACGTGCCCGCGGCCGTCGCCTACGTGTGGGTCGGCCAGGGGCTGATGGCGTTCGTGCAGCTCTGGGGCGACAACACGCTGGCCGAACGGGTCAGCACCGGTGACGTGGTCGTCGACCTCTACCGGCCGTGGCACCTGCAGGCGGCGCTGTTCGCCACCGACGTCGGCCGCGCCGGGTACTCGGTCGCGGTCCGGTTCGTGCCACCGGTCGTGATCGGCGCGCTCATCTTCCCCTTCCAGTGGCCCGAACCGGCCGCGTGGCCGGTGTTCGCGCTCAGCGCGCTGCTGGCGCTCGCGGTCAGCTTCGGCGTGCGGTTCCTGTTGAACGCCAGCACGTTCTGGTTGCTGGACAACCGGGGCGTGATGAGCCTCTGGGCCGTCACGTCCAGCGTCCTGTGCGGCTTGGCGCTGCCGCTGGGGTTCTTCCCGGACTGGGCGCGGACCCTGTTGTGGGCCACGCCGTTCCCGGCGATCATCCAGGGGCCGATCGACGTCTGGATGGGCCACGGTCCACAGTGGACCATCTTGGCCCATCAGGCTTTCTGGGCCGTCGTTCTGTTCGCCCTCGGGCACGTGGTGCTCGGCCGCGCGGTGCGCAAGGTGGTGGTGCAGGGTGGGTGAGCGCATCTACCCGAGGCTGATCGCCGCACGGCTGCGCGGTCAGATGTCCTACCGGGCCTCGTTCCTGCTGTACTGCGTGTCGCAGGCGCTCGCGCAGGGCTCCGAGCTGGTCGTGATCCTGGTGCTGTTCACCCAGGTCGACTCGCTGGGCGGGTTCGCCGCGACCGAGGTCGTGCTGATGTACGCGATCTCGTCGGTGGCGTTCGGGATCGCCGACACCGTCGCGGGGCAGCTCAACAACCTGCCGCAGTACATCCGGACCGGGCGGTTCGACGTGCTGCTGGTGCGCCCCCTGGGAACCCTGCCGCAGATCGTGGTGTCCGACGTCCGGCTGCACCGGCTCGGAAGGGTCGTCACGGGGCTCGTCGCGTTGGTGTTCGCCCTGTCGCACAACGACATCGCGTGGTCGCCCTGGACGGCGCTGCTGGTCGTCGTGGCACCGTTCGCGGGCGCGGTGATCTTCGGCGCGGTGTGGGTGGCGGCCTGCGCGGTCTGCTTCTGGTTGGTGGAGGGGCACGAGATGGTGAACAGCGTGACCTACGGCAGCAACGCGTTCACCTCCTACCCGACCACCGTCTACTCGGGCTGGCTGCGCCGGATCATGGCGTTCGTGATCCCCGGCGCGTTCGTCGCCTACTACCCCGCCCTCGCGCTGCTGGACCGCCCGGACCCGTTGGGCGGCCCCGCTCTCCTGGGCTGGGTCTCGCCTCTCGTCGCACTCGCCGCCGCCGGCGCGGCCGGGCTGGTGTGGCGCTTCGCCGTTCGCCACTACCGAGGGACCGGGTCATGATCGAAGTGCGCGACCTGCGCCGCGAGTTCAGCGTGACGAGCAAGACCGGCCGGTTCCGGCGCACCCGGCGGACCGTGGTCGCGGTCGACGCGGTGAGCTTCGACGTCGCCGCCGGCGAGGCGGTCGGCTACGTCGGGCCGAACGGGGCCGGGAAGTCCACCACCATCAAGATGCTCACCGGGATCCTGGTGCCGACCTCCGGGCACGTCCGGGTGTCCGGCGTCGACCCGTCCCGGTCGCGGCGCGAGCTGGCCCGCCGGATCGGCGTGGTGTTCGGGCAGCGCAGCCAGCTCTGGTGGGACCTGCCGCTGCGGGACAGCTTCGACCTGCTGCGCGCGATCTACCGGGTGCCGGCGGCGGAGTTCGCGCGCCGGCTGGAGGAGTGCACCGGCCTGCTGGAGCTGGCCCCGTTCCTGGACACCCCGGTCCGGCAGCTCTCGCTGGGCCAGCGGATGCGCGGCGAGGTGACCGCGGCCCTGCTGCACGGCCCGGAGCTGCTGGTGCTCGACGAGCCGACGATCGGGCTCGACCTGGAGTCCAAGGAGCGGCTGCGCGAGTTCCTCGCCGAGCTGAACACCGCGCGCGGCACCACGCTGCTGCTCACCACGCACGACCTGGACGACATCGAGCGGCTGTGCCCGAGGCTGGTGGTGATCGACCGCGGCACGGTGCTGGCCGACGGCCCGCTGGAGGAGCTGCGGTCCGAGGTCGCGCCGGAACGGGTGCTGGTGGTCGACCTGGAGACGCCCACCGCCCCGCTGGAGGGGTTGCCGGGCGTGGTCTCGGTCCGGGTGGAATTGGCCGGACTGCGACAGCACCTCACTTTCCGCCGCGCCGAAACCACCGCGGCGGCATTGATTTCCGCCGTCGCGACCCGGGCCGACGTGCACGATCTGGTGGTGGAGGAACCGGAGATAGACGATGTGGTGCGCCGCTTGTACGCGCGTCGGTAGAGTCGGACGAAACGGTCACGTTTTCCCACCCGAGGAGTAGTCATGCGCGCAGGTCGCCCCATCGCCATCACCCTGCTGGCCCTGGGTCTCGTCGGCGCGATGTCCGCCTGCGGGGCCGTGCAGGAGGCGTCCAACGCGGCCAACCAGGCCGGACAGGCGTTCGACAAGGTCAAGCTGTGCACGGACGCGATCGCGCTGGCCGGCTACACGCCGAGCGCGACCGACCCGCAGAAGGCCGTGGACGAGACCAAGGCCAAGGCCGACGAGCTGGGCAAGCTGGCCGAGAAGGCGGGCGACGCGACGCTCAAGGACGCCATCACCGGCGTCTCGGACACGATGTCCAACGTGACCCTGTCGGACCTCGACCCGACCAAGTTCGCGGACTGGACGCAGAAGAAGCTGGACCAGGTCGCGAAGCTGTCCGCCGCCTGCGGCTGACGCCCGTTCCCGGCGGGTCGGGCCCCGTCGCGCGCGATGGTCGTGCCGAGCGGAAGTGCCAGGCTGTCGGTACCTTCGGAACAGTCCTACGCTGGACGCACCGGAGGTGTTGGAAATGCACGCTATAGCCGGCGACCGGTTGCACGTCCACAGCCGCGCGGTGGGTCTCGACGAGCGGGTCGGCGAGATCCTCGAAGTGCGCGGCCGGGAAGGTGCGCCGCCGTACCTGGTCCGCTTCTCCGACGGTCACGAGGGCCTGGTCTACCCCGGCCCGGACAGCCTGGTGGAACCCCGCCGGGGCGACTAGTCGCCGCGGAGCAGTGAGTCGACCTCGGCGCGGTAGAGCAGCGCCGGGTCGAACCCCATCGGGCCGAACTGGCCCGACACCTCCAGGCTGAGCACGCCGTGCAGCCTGGTGAACGCCCGCAGGGCGGTGAGCAGCACGGCGGGGTCGACCTCGCCCTCACCCCGGGACCGGGCCCAGGCCACCAGCTGTCCGTCCAGTCCGGACGGTTCCGCGACCGGCACGGCGGACGGACCGGCAGGCGGTTCCGCGACCGGCGCGGCGGACGCGCCGGCAGCCGGCATGGCGGACGCGCCGGCAGGCGGTACTGCGGACGGGTCGGCAGGCGGTTCGGCGGGCCGCGCGGACGGGTCGGCGTGCGCCTCGGTCAGCACGCCGATGAACGCGCTCATCGTGCGGTGGGCGAGCGCGATGGTGTCGTGCGGCGCGTGGTAGCCGGGCACCGGCGAGCCGAACAGCAGCAGGTAGCGGTGCGGTTGACCGATCGCCCAGTCCCGGAACGCCTGGCCGAACCCGTGCACGCGTTCGCGCGGCGGGTGGCCCGCGGTGCGCCGCACCGACGCCTCGACCGCCTCCGCGAGGTCCCGCCAGGCGTCCCGGATCAGCTCGTTGAGCAGGTCGACCCGGTTCTTGAAGTACCGGTAGAGCGCCGGGCCGGTGACGCCCATGCGCTTGGCGATGGCGTTGACCGAGACGCCGTCCACGCCGAGTTCGGCCAGCTGCTCCAGCGCGATGCGCTTGGCCTCGTCCCTCGTCTCCTCGCGGTACCGCTCACGCCGGGTCGTGGTCACGTCCAACCTCCCTTGACAAAGACACTCTAACTTGTGTTAGAACTTCTAACGTCAGTAAGAGGCAATCAGGGGAGCTGTCATGACGGTGGTCGTGCTGGGCGCGGGTCGGGGCATCGGGCGGGAGATCGCCCGGCAGGTGGCGGCCGACGGGCGGGAGGTCCGCGGCGTCTCGCGCTCCGGGGGCGTGCCCGACGGTGTCGAGGACGTACGGGCCGACCTGCTCGACCGGGAGGCCGCCGTGAAGGCCGTGCGCGGCGCGTCCGTGGTGCACCTCGCGGCGAACGTGCCGTACCCGTCGTGGGCGGACACCCTGCCGACGCTGTTCGACAACGCCGTCGCCGCCGCCGAGTCGGCCGGGGCGAAGCTCGTGCTGGCGGACAACCTGTACGCGTACGGGCCGGTGTCCGGACCGTTGACCGAGGACACGCCGGAACGCCCGGTCGGGCCGAAGGAGAAGCTGCGCAGCGCGCTGGGCAAGCGTTTGCGGCAGGCGTCCGTGCCGGTCGTGCTGGCCCGCTCCAGCGACTACTACGGGCCCGGCGGCGTCGGGTCGCTGGCGGGCGAGCTCCTGCTCAAGCCGATGGCGCTGGGCAAGCGGGCGATGTGGTTCGGGCCGCTGGACGTGCCGCACACCTTCGCCTACCTCGGCGACACCGCCCGCGCCCAGGTCGTGCTGGGCGACGACCCCCGCGCGGACGGCCGGGTCTGGCACACGCCGGCCGCCGAGACGCTGACCGTGCGCGAGTTCGTCGCCCTGGCCGGGCGGGTGCTGGGCACCCGGGGCCAGCCGCGCCGGCTGCCCAAGGCGACCGTCACCCTCGTGTCGCTGTTCGACAAGCGGCTGCGCGGCGCGGGCGAGCTGTCCCACCAGCAGACCGAGCCGTGGGTGGTGGACCACTCGGCGTTCGAGGACACCTTCGGGCCGCTGCCCGTCACGCCGCACGAGGAGGCGATCGCCCGGACCGCCGAGTGGTACCGGGGGTAGCCCTCAGCCCAGGATCGTGGCGATCAGCTCGTCGGCCAGTTCCGGCGTCGCGGCGGCGATGCCCGACCAGCGGCGGGTCAGGTCCAGGTCGAACTCCACCGGCCGGCCGCGCAGGTCCAGCAGCACGCCGCCCGCCGCCGGGACGGTGACCAGGGCGGCGATCAGGTCCATCAGCCGGTGGGTGTCCGAGCCCGGGTCGGCGAACGCGTCCACCGAGCCCTCCGCCACCAGCATCGTCTCCAGGCACGTCGTGCACAGGATGCGGATCCGGTCGGCGGCGCTCGCCACCCGCGTCCACGCCTCCTCGGTGCCGCGCTTCGGGCGCATCATGCAGATCGACGCGCCCCGCAGCCGGGTTCGGCCGGACGTGCGGAACGGGGTCGGCCGGCCCGCCTTCGCCGACCACGCCCGACCGGTGTCGAACCAGACCGTCAGCGCCTCAATCGGCACGGTGTCGATCACCAGCGCCCCGGCGAAGCACGACAGCGGGACGCCCATGGCCGCGTTCGCCGAACCGTCCACCGGGTCGACCACCAGCGTCGCGGCCGAGCCGTGGTCCACGAAACCGGCCTCCTCGGACAGCAGGTTCACGCCCGACGCCTCGGCGGCCTCCACGATCGCGCCCTCCACCAGCGCGTCGACCCGCATGGTCGGGGTGCCGTCCGCGCCGTCGGCGACCTCCTCGCGCAGCTCGGCGCGGGTGTGCAGCTGCCGGGCCTCCTGGTAGGCGCGGGCGGCGGCCCGCGCGGCGGCGGCCAGCGCCGGGTGGACGTCTTGGGACAGCTGGGGTTCGCCGACGGGCCACGGGTTCTTCGTCACCCTTGAGAACATGCCACGGGGGAGCCCCCGGTGTGGAGGCTCCCCCGTCGTAGTGCGGACGGACTAGATGAGGCCGAGACCCCGGACCGCGTCGCGCTCCTCGACCAGCTCGGCCACCGAGGCGTCGATGCGGGCGCGGGAGAACTCGTCGATCTCCAGGCCCTGCACGATCTCGTACCTGCCGTCCTTGGCCGTGA is a window of Saccharothrix espanaensis DSM 44229 DNA encoding:
- a CDS encoding MFS transporter, which translates into the protein MSGRTHLLTAGAFAIGTSGYIVSGVLPAVSRELDVTHATAGQLLTAFAIAYAVSSPLLAALTGRWERRTLLVAALAVSAVGNLAAALAPNYPLLLAARVVSALGAAVYTPGAVLVATVLSPPEHRGRAVALVFGGLTFSLVLGVPAGNLLGEPLGYQGVFGLIAAVTALAAVAVRLGLPTVDAPPAVGLRERFAPAADRRVVMVLALTVLACLSVFAVFNYIAPLLTATAHVEGLAVSLLLVAYGVGGAFGNWAGGRLSDRFDTRKLLVAIFGSFTVVLATLPLTMTTVVGAAVALFVWGALTWSANPPIQSWLIELAPANSGLLLSLNASAIYLGVGLSGVLGGLVISWVGLLPLAPIAASLAVVALVLLVFALRPAQDPKALVVTSPAPGSLAKQWK
- a CDS encoding inositol monophosphatase family protein, producing the protein MTKNPWPVGEPQLSQDVHPALAAAARAAARAYQEARQLHTRAELREEVADGADGTPTMRVDALVEGAIVEAAEASGVNLLSEEAGFVDHGSAATLVVDPVDGSANAAMGVPLSCFAGALVIDTVPIEALTVWFDTGRAWSAKAGRPTPFRTSGRTRLRGASICMMRPKRGTEEAWTRVASAADRIRILCTTCLETMLVAEGSVDAFADPGSDTHRLMDLIAALVTVPAAGGVLLDLRGRPVEFDLDLTRRWSGIAAATPELADELIATILG
- a CDS encoding ABC transporter permease; protein product: MFAGLVANTTFGLLRTAVMVAVVGAAPKAGYDVPAAVAYVWVGQGLMAFVQLWGDNTLAERVSTGDVVVDLYRPWHLQAALFATDVGRAGYSVAVRFVPPVVIGALIFPFQWPEPAAWPVFALSALLALAVSFGVRFLLNASTFWLLDNRGVMSLWAVTSSVLCGLALPLGFFPDWARTLLWATPFPAIIQGPIDVWMGHGPQWTILAHQAFWAVVLFALGHVVLGRAVRKVVVQGG
- a CDS encoding TetR/AcrR family transcriptional regulator — encoded protein: MTTTRRERYREETRDEAKRIALEQLAELGVDGVSVNAIAKRMGVTGPALYRYFKNRVDLLNELIRDAWRDLAEAVEASVRRTAGHPPRERVHGFGQAFRDWAIGQPHRYLLLFGSPVPGYHAPHDTIALAHRTMSAFIGVLTEAHADPSARPAEPPADPSAVPPAGASAMPAAGASAAPVAEPPAGPSAVPVAEPSGLDGQLVAWARSRGEGEVDPAVLLTALRAFTRLHGVLSLEVSGQFGPMGFDPALLYRAEVDSLLRGD
- a CDS encoding ABC transporter permease, with protein sequence MGERIYPRLIAARLRGQMSYRASFLLYCVSQALAQGSELVVILVLFTQVDSLGGFAATEVVLMYAISSVAFGIADTVAGQLNNLPQYIRTGRFDVLLVRPLGTLPQIVVSDVRLHRLGRVVTGLVALVFALSHNDIAWSPWTALLVVVAPFAGAVIFGAVWVAACAVCFWLVEGHEMVNSVTYGSNAFTSYPTTVYSGWLRRIMAFVIPGAFVAYYPALALLDRPDPLGGPALLGWVSPLVALAAAGAAGLVWRFAVRHYRGTGS
- a CDS encoding bacteriophage spanin2 family protein, coding for MRAGRPIAITLLALGLVGAMSACGAVQEASNAANQAGQAFDKVKLCTDAIALAGYTPSATDPQKAVDETKAKADELGKLAEKAGDATLKDAITGVSDTMSNVTLSDLDPTKFADWTQKKLDQVAKLSAACG
- a CDS encoding ABC transporter ATP-binding protein, with translation MIEVRDLRREFSVTSKTGRFRRTRRTVVAVDAVSFDVAAGEAVGYVGPNGAGKSTTIKMLTGILVPTSGHVRVSGVDPSRSRRELARRIGVVFGQRSQLWWDLPLRDSFDLLRAIYRVPAAEFARRLEECTGLLELAPFLDTPVRQLSLGQRMRGEVTAALLHGPELLVLDEPTIGLDLESKERLREFLAELNTARGTTLLLTTHDLDDIERLCPRLVVIDRGTVLADGPLEELRSEVAPERVLVVDLETPTAPLEGLPGVVSVRVELAGLRQHLTFRRAETTAAALISAVATRADVHDLVVEEPEIDDVVRRLYARR
- a CDS encoding NAD-dependent epimerase/dehydratase family protein — its product is MTVVVLGAGRGIGREIARQVAADGREVRGVSRSGGVPDGVEDVRADLLDREAAVKAVRGASVVHLAANVPYPSWADTLPTLFDNAVAAAESAGAKLVLADNLYAYGPVSGPLTEDTPERPVGPKEKLRSALGKRLRQASVPVVLARSSDYYGPGGVGSLAGELLLKPMALGKRAMWFGPLDVPHTFAYLGDTARAQVVLGDDPRADGRVWHTPAAETLTVREFVALAGRVLGTRGQPRRLPKATVTLVSLFDKRLRGAGELSHQQTEPWVVDHSAFEDTFGPLPVTPHEEAIARTAEWYRG
- a CDS encoding serine/threonine-protein kinase is translated as MQLPGLADLTPLGQGGFATVYRARQVQLGRDVAVKVDNRVLQTERDRRRFLREAQAAARLSGHPHVVSVHDANFTPQGTPYLVMELCTGGSLADLIRRDGPLPAERVRQIGVQLADALAAAHAEGVLHRDIKPGNILLDRYGTAKLADFGLAALLDAEGSSTVTRDALSPSYASPEAFAMAKPTPAADVYSLAATLYDLLAGKPPRPVPWPIESFDHLGEVLRSPVPLVAGVPQDLHDTIVRALVPDISYRTGSAAQLRDELKGVAHGYAPSTPPQHAPPPQVLAPQHGSQQPVSGPLPAVRSGPPHGGGYQQSGPPQHQQSGPAQHQQQYQQHSGPPVQYANSGPLTPRRKPWALVAVVAVSAVVVAGGTWWVIKENTGQNAAQNNAGKSNAASAGEALETVPPRLKVCGSGYCMAEPTCYHGITSIGGQAASARRAGDCSTPHRWEAFSGGWLSGAIPQVDNDELVKAPEVKNVCTAEAMKANTRPAVDTSTWEISAVAFSDGDRSYFHCFAKEPGAGEVTTSAFGS
- a CDS encoding DUF1918 domain-containing protein, with the protein product MHAIAGDRLHVHSRAVGLDERVGEILEVRGREGAPPYLVRFSDGHEGLVYPGPDSLVEPRRGD
- a CDS encoding ArsR/SmtB family transcription factor, which encodes MGGMQTLPHPARDEIRIEAVLHALADPVRLHIVRELAQCPDGVSCGVMDLGISPSTLTHHVRTLREAGVVFVRPRGTSRISSLRRDDLDALYPGLLNGVLAAPR